The genomic window AGAAAAAGAACAGCTTTATATTAAAAAGATGACTGAACTTCAGACTAGATGGGGTAATCCGATTGACGACGATTGGAATCTTAGTGAATGGACAGACAAAGAACTAGATAAAGGATTAGCAGATACGATTGGACAACTAAGATTTGAAAAAAGTGTTTCATTTCTAAAAAAACTTTTCTTATACCCAATCTATATTTTTATTGTACTGGGTATTATTGGGCTTTTAGTTTTTGGCGTAAAACAGCTTAATTAGTTAATCTACCCATTTAGCAAGGGGTTCTTAAGGGTTTATAAATATATCGTGAATCCAAATAAAACTGAAAAAGAAATTTTAGCAAAGCGAGCAATTTTTCGAGCCAGTTCCGGTCTTCATTTTTTAGATCAGTGCCTTATTCATATTCATCGAGGAGCCACTGACCCTGCTTTTTCTAGATCTTGTTACATTCTTTTCTCTTTCAATTTTGAGCTTATCTTAAAATCTTATCTATTACTTACCAGCAAACAGACAGAAAAATCAGAACTAATAAAAGAAATCAAGTCACACAATCTGGATAAGCTATCGAAAAAATTATCAAAAGATGAACTTGGAAATATTGGCATAAAAAATATCCGCACAAAGAAAGATTCCGGTTTTAAAGAGTATTTAATAGCAATGACTACTGGAAATAATATTGTTATCCAAGACTTGATTGATGTACGATATGATTTTGAGAAAGGAAATCTTCGTAATATTGATAAAAATGAATCAACTAGAATGAATAACGAAGTGGATATTTTACTTGAAATGACAAAAAAAGTTATGAAAATGTTGGAATATCAAAATGACTGAATCAAAAACCAAAAAAATATTAATGGGGCTCGGGGTTGTTTTTGTTTTAGCTTTGGTTTCGTTGGTATTGCAATTCTCTACCCCGAACATCGCCGACCCCGATGCTTTTTACCACATGGCACACGCCAAGGTGTATGCCGAACGTGGAGTATTTTATAGCGAATTTCCGTGGGCGCAGTTTTCTATAATTAAAGATTTAAAATCCGATATCTGGTATGGCTTTCATCTTTTCTTAATTCCATTCACCTACATTAAAAACGCTGGAATAAGCATAAAACTAGCCGGCGCGTTTATTACTTTTCTTACGCTAATCGGATTTTATTTTGCCTTAAACAGGTTAAAAATAAAATGGCCTATTTTATGGGCGTTAGTTTTTGTGCTCGCCACACCCGATGTTATGTATCGTTTAATAATGACACGGCCTCATAATTTATCTTTTGCTTTGACCATAGTAACTTTTTCACTATTTTTGACTTCGAGTAAAAAATGGCCACTGATCTTACTGGGATTTACCGCCGCATTTTTACATTCAGCTTTAAGCTGGCTACCTTTAGCCGTTGTTATTATCGCTAGCCTAGTATCAAAATTCCGCCGTGAGCCTATCAGATGGCGTAGCCTACTCTATCTAGCTCTAGGCCTAGTTGCAGGCTTAATCGCCCGCCCAAACCCGTTAGCTGGCTTAAAACTCGTTTATATTCAAGTGATACAGATTATATTCGTTAAAACTCAAAATATTCCATTAACATTTGGCCGAGAATTAAAAACTCCAAATTTTGATTCTATTATAAAAAATATATTGCCAGTTATTTTAATTGGCCTAATTGGGATTGTTTTATATAAAATTGCCATTAAAAAATATCGCGCAAGCGAAATTGGTAATTATAAAAATATCTTTGTATCGGCCTTAACTGTTTCTGCTTTCTTTTTACTAATAACTCTATTTGTCGCCCGCCGCAGTTACGACATCTTTACGGGTTTTACTTTAATAACATCTTCCATGGCTTTAACTCTTTACTTAAATAAAATATCAAACACAAAGCATAAAAATACTGTTGTTTCGGTTTTGATAATAAGCATAGGCATTTTGAGTTTAAATTCTGTGCCCTTGTTTAAAAAATATAACAACGATGCTTGGTCGCCCAACGATCTTAAAGAATCTTCACTCTGGTTAAAAGAAAACGCTAAACCGGGCGAGATAGTTTTTAATACCAGTTGGGATCAATTTGGTAGTTTAATGTATTGGAACCCCCAAAATTATTATATAAACGGTATGGATCCTATTTTCCAATATGCTTTTAGCCCAACACTCTACTGGAAGAATCACTTTATATTGGCCGATGCGGGCTACACCAACACCTGTGGTTTAATTCGCTGTAAAGAGGAAGAAATAGAAACCACGCCTTCGGTTTTGGTAAACGATTTTAAAGCTTCGTATGTGGTGCTTAAAAAATCTCGTAATCCTAAAACATATTTCTATTGGCTAAAAGATAAAACTTTTCCCTTGGTTTTTGAAAATAGCGTTGAAGCGGTATTTAAAATTTCTCCGTCAAATCAAAAATAGATATGTGGATAAGTGATCTATCTATAATCGCCTATACTGCTAAAATTAAGTTATTATAAGCATCTTAATTGCAACAAGTTTTGGTGTGTTTAAACCAAAGCCTATTGTTTAAATAAAAATGGAAGAACAAACAAACTCAAAAATGACTATCGGGGGTATTGTTTTATTATTAGTCGGTGTCGTTATCGGCTACTATGTTGGCTGGACGCGAGCCGGTGGCAGTGCCGCCGCGGATACTAAAAACAAAGCCGAAGCGGTGGCAGAAGCCGCAGAAAAGGTCGCTGCGGAAGCTGCCAACCCATTCAGCAATACCGAGTCTAATCCTCTAAAGGGAGTTCAAACAAACCCGCTGGAAAATGTAAAAATTAATCCATTCGCCCAATAAAATATATGCGAACAATTAAGATAGCTATATTCTCTTTAGCAATTTTTTCAGTTTTTTTGATTTCTGATGCTTCGGCTCAAAATCCTTTTAATGTAAGTTTCCCCGTAGCCGAGCTGGGCAATTGCGGTTCGATGGCAGAATGCAAAACTTACTGCGATGACTCCGCTAATGGCGGAGACTGTTTGGATTTTGCCGAAAAGAATGGCTTGATGAAACCGTCCGAACTTAAAGTGGCCAGAAAAGTTGTAGGTAAAACTGGGCCGGGCGGTTGCCGAGGCATAGAGTGCCAAGAATATTGTGAAGATGTAAGTCACCAAGATGAATGTTTTGAATTTGCGGCTGGCGCAGGTTTAATTCCCGCAGCTGAAGTTAAAAAAATACGGCAGATTAAAGAAAGAATCGGTAGCCTAGAGGGACCGGGCGGGTGTCAAAGTGAAAGCGATTGCCGCGAATACTGCGAAGATACCGGCCATTTGGAAGAGTGTTTAGATTTTGGCGTTAAAGCCGGCTTTATGAGCCAAGAAGAAGCCTCAAAGATTAGAGGCATTGCCGGTAAAGGGCCGGGTGGATGCAAAGGCGAGCGTGAATGCCGCCAGTATTGTGATGACCCGAAACATGGTGAAGAATGTTTGGTTTTTGCCGAAGAGCACGATCTAATGCCTAAAGCAGAAATCCAGCGCGCTAGAAAATTAATAAATCAAGAAGGGCCGGGTGGTTGCCGAGGTATAGAATGCCAAAAACACTGTGAGGATGAAGATAACGCCGAAGCTTGTTTGGATTTTGCCGAAAAAGAAGGCTTGATGCCCCGCGAAGAAATTGAACGCGCCAAAAAGTTTATAAATATAGCTGGGCCGGGTGGTTGCCGCGGCCGAGCCTGCCAAGATTTTTGTAGCGACCCTGCTAATCAAGAAGAATGTTTTGAATTTGCTAAAAAAGAAGGTTTAGTCCCGCAAGCGGAAATTAAAAATATGGAACGCGGGCTTAAATTGCAACGCGAAGTGGAACAAAGCGGCGGGCCGGGCGGTTGCCGTGGCGAAGAAGAGTGTATGGATTATTGTTCCGACTCTACTCATACCGATGAATGTTTGAACTTTGCCGTGGAGAAAGGTTTTTTTTCCAAAGAAGAAGCTCGTGAACAGTTAGATCAATTTACTAAATTTAGAGAATATGGAGATAAAATAAGATCCAACCCTGGAGAGTTTGAAGAATTTGGCGATTTCGGGGGCGGATTTGATCGCGAAGAAATAGAACAGCAATTCCGAAAACAGATAGAAGAGTTTGGTCCGGCAGGGTTTGATCCGGGCAAATTTGAAGAACAATTAAAATTTGGTCCCTCTAGTGGCAAGTTTGGACCACAAGGTTTTATGCCCAGAGGCGGAGGCCTGCCGGCAGGCTTTGATATTGATGAAAACTTGGATCCTCAACAGATTGAACAGCAAATCAGACAACAATTTCAAAAACGTGGTGGCAGCTTCCCTGGTGGACCCGGTTCATTCCCAGGCCAAGGACGTGGTGTTGAGGGCGGGTTTCCTGGCCAAGGCGGTGGTGGTTTCCCCGGTGGTCCTAATTTTGAGGAAGGAGATTTTGAGGGCGGAGAAGGTTTTGATTTTGACGGAGGTAATCTTCCAGAAGGTTTCCATCCACCATCCCCCGAAGACTTTAAAAATTTTAACCAGCAGCAAAATCAAGGCGGGAATAATTTTCCCCAAGCGCAACCTAGCGGGATTAAGGGAGAAATTAATAAACAGATTCAAGGAGAATTCCAAAACCAAGTTCAGCAACAAAACCAACAGCAATTCCAGCAAGAGTTTAACCGACAGTTTGAACAGCAATCCGGTGGAGCTTTTCAAGGCCTGCCCGGTCAGGGTGGAGGTTCACCTGGGCCAGCGCCATCTGGAGGAGGATCATTTCAGCCCCAGCCGACTGGCGGTTTTGAATCAGGCGGTGGGTTTGTCCCAAGCAGTGGCGGAGGTTTTTCTCCTCCCCCGGGAAGTGGCTCATTTAGCCCGCCACCCGGTGCTTTAGCTCCAACCCAACCACTCGGTTTTATCTTAAGCCCGATACTAGATATATTTAGATAAATAAGCGTAAAAAATGCCCCGGATATCAATCGGGGTGTTTTTTGCTTTCGTGATATAATTATATTTAATATTTAATATTTGATTTTTTATTTTATATCGTGCCTCACTATACCTTCGCCTTAAAAGAGAAAAAAACTGTCGCCAAAGAAACTATGTCTTTTGTTTTTGAATATGGCGATCAAGATTTTAATTTTAAGCCCGGCCAGTTTATAGATATTTCTATAGAAAATCCAAAATATAAAGACGATAAAGGCAATGTCCGCGCTTTTTCTATCGCCTCTTCTCCACTGGATAGTTACCTAATGATAGCGAGCCGTTTAACCGATAGCGCCATGAAAAAGAGTTTGTCCGAGCTAGCAATTGGCAGTTTGGTGCACATAGATGGTCCTCTGGGCTCGTTTAAGTTACACAGTGATAAATCCGTACCTGTTGTTATATTAACCGGCGGTATTGGCATTACGCCTTTTAGAAGCATTGTAAAAGATGCCACCGAAAACAATTCCGAACAAAAAATAATTTTAATATATTCTAACCGCACGCCCGAAGACGCTGCTTTTGTGGACGACCTAGAAGAATGGCAAGCCTACAACAATAATTTTAATTTTGTAACGCGCTGGACCAAAGAAGATGGTCATATAGACGAGAAATTTTTAAAACAGCATATTAAAAACCTAGCCG from bacterium includes these protein-coding regions:
- a CDS encoding FAD-dependent oxidoreductase, with protein sequence MPHYTFALKEKKTVAKETMSFVFEYGDQDFNFKPGQFIDISIENPKYKDDKGNVRAFSIASSPLDSYLMIASRLTDSAMKKSLSELAIGSLVHIDGPLGSFKLHSDKSVPVVILTGGIGITPFRSIVKDATENNSEQKIILIYSNRTPEDAAFVDDLEEWQAYNNNFNFVTRWTKEDGHIDEKFLKQHIKNLAAPFYYVAGPPGLVAGTTQLLIEIGVKEDNIKFEEFAGY